One Gadus morhua chromosome 13, gadMor3.0, whole genome shotgun sequence genomic window carries:
- the LOC115557509 gene encoding uncharacterized protein LOC115557509: MAYRKKSGACCRVPNSADIEVNEVCNNPPYLDLGGRGQQRGQTIVFLEGVLQRTKQLAEVLEWLTATQQSIRSLKEKGEATGEDVTSTCISNTKNNLEKSLSDVDSCIQDLDYICGRLFNVEVTGTREDESALNMSGDWMWWREKTMDAKTVKCIQFHQPPSVEDVLNEPCLAIKSSTELSFMLQDIVNSMDLNKPMKTAFRFAKLGLHNLNQALQERTIESRRRQAEVEELRRADCRSEMAQLNITFLASKLKVSAMEAELSSCKGQNLALLSEIQEMQQNCITTHQQKPLPEVFPQEIWNISSSKQNTETLSTRRRLPPSPLKSLSQTAETAQDMAVVEEEFVYEERRTEKEQSIIDQLEKKCANLLKEFENSVFKMIDKCRKGGGMDNKALDLVQVHSVLQSIIKNAFQELVYHLDDMVTESIVTEYSNNSQTEYSNNSQTEYSNNSGMSPGYLLHDLSEGLKQHERSMEEASHTIDGLSRPKQQKLVNIKGQSVRHALGSVMAQLRNVNDKAKKQICKMREKTPESVMDEHSKTSIFRDTDKSLALKKSSLFLMAIGTELPVSPKLSDIKTREVGEEKVNHVSRYIKEMAAIAEERVKEEKALQGRRNDHIWVLLIDSQRTNLKLLSQAVNIGSISGELYKLSKDLIMDALCSIEQRMAFLCRRFIRRRALRDLRKQLNARFLRAKDLEDGRSLKCLYSAFQKLDSYESDVLGRWHKRQVSIERKRSIRIAEMRYLFPQVSTECNSCIQINMSTYYSFQQHFILNGNVY, encoded by the exons CACAC AACAATCCATACGGAGCCTGAAGGAAAAGGGCGAGGCCACTGGGGAGGATGTCACCTCCACGTGTATCAGCAACACCAAGAACAATTTAGAGAAATCCCTGAGTGACGTGGACAGCTGCATTCAGGATTTGGATTACATCTGCGGCCGGCTTTTTAATGTGGAAGTCACAGGGACAAGGGAAGATGAATCTG CTCTTAACATGAGTGGGGACTGGATGTGGTGGAGGGAGAAGACGATGGATGCTAAAACAGTAAAATGCATCCAATTCCACCAACCCCCATCTGTGGAAGACGTGTTGAATGAACCATGTCTGGCTATTAAATCGTCTACCGAGCTCTCCTTCATGCTGCAAGACATTGTCAATTCAATGGACTTAAACAAACCAATGAAGACTGCTTTCAGGTTTGCCAAG CTCGGCCTTCACAATTTGAACCAGGCTCTTCAGGAACGTACCATAGAATCCAGGCGTCGTCAGgccgaggtggaggagctgaggagggccGACTGCCGCTCGGAAATGGCTCAGCTAAACATAACATTTTTAGCCTCAAAGCTCAAGGTATCTGCCATGGAGGCGGAATTGTCATCTTGCAAAGGGCAGAACCTTGCTCTTTTATCAGAAATCCAAGAAATGCAGCAAAATTGCATAACCACACATCAACAGAAGCCTTTGCCTGAGGTCTTTCCACAAGAAATTTGGAACATTTCATCTTCCAAGCAGAACACAGAAACCCTCTCAACCAGGCGTAGGCTACCTCCATCCCCTCTTAAATCACTGAGCCAGACTGCTGAGACGGCCCAAGACATGGCGGTCGTGGAGGAGGAGTTTGTTTATGAAGAAAGAAGAACTGAGAAAGAGCAATCCATCATAGATCAGCTGGAGAAGAAGTGCGCAAACCTCCTCAAGGAGTTCGAGAATTcagtgtttaaaatgattgataAATGCAGGAAGGGCGGTGGGATGGACAACAAGGCCCTCGATCTGGTTCAGGTCCACAGCGTCCTCCAGTCCATTATCAAAAATGCCTTCCAAGAACTGGTCTATCATCTGGATGACATGGTGACAGAAAGTATTGTGACAGAATACTCAAACAACTCCCAGACAGAATACTCAAACAACTCCCAGACAGAATACTCAAACAACTCCGGGATGTCTCCGGGTTACCTGCTGCATGATCTGAGTGAAGGCCTAAAACAGCACGAGAGGTCTATGGAAGAGGCAAGCCATACAATCGATGGCTTATCCAGACCAAAGCAACAAAAACTTGTCAACATTAAGGGTCAATCTGTTCGCCATGCCCTGGGTTCTGTGATGGCTCAGCTGAGGAACGTTAACGACAAGGCAAAGAAGCAGATATGTAAAATGCGTGAAAAAACACCAGAAAGCGTGATGGATGAGCACAGCAAGACAAGTATCTTCCGGGATACAGATAAGAGTTTGGCCTTGAAAAAGTCCAGTCTCTTTCTAATGGCTATTGGAACTGAGCTACCGGTATCTCCAAAGTTGTCTGACATCAAGACCAGGGAAGTgggggaggagaaagtgaaCCACGTGAGCCGCTACATTAAGGAGATGGCGGCCATAGCGGAGGAGCgggtgaaggaggagaaagCGCTTCAGGGGAGAAGGAATGACCATATCTGGGTGCTCCTCATCGACTCACAGAGGACCAACCTGAAGCTCCTCTCACAGGCGGTGAACATTGGAAGCATCTCGGGCGAGCTGTACAAGCTGAGCAAAGACCTCATCATGGATGCTCTTTGTAGTATTGAGCAGAGGATGGCTTTTCTCTGTCGCAGGTTCATAAGACGCCGAGCTCTGAGAGACCTCAG AAAGCAGCTGAATGCCAGATTCCTCCGGGCTAAGGACTTGGAGGATGGGCGTTCTTTAAAATGCTTGTACTCAGCCTTCCAGAAGCTGGATAGTTATGAGTCAGACGTGTTGGGACGATGGCACAAGAGACAAGTTTCCATCGAACGCAAGCGTTCCATCCGCATCGCAGAGATGCGTTACTTATTTCCTCAGGTTAGTACAGAGTGTAACTCATGCATACAAATTAACATGAGCACATACTACTCATTCCAACAACACTTTATTTTAAACGGGAATGTCTATTGA
- the soat2 gene encoding sterol O-acyltransferase 2 → MATTKPPNGLGHQKHIKAVQSNDAGSQTDAQGDELRELQSHIQKVKVKVLEEIQGQLNVLLDKALTESLQPLTQRTAANEKTNSHTSRSHRMEDGKVFIQRASLLDELFEINHIRTIYHMFVAVLLVFCISTLAVDYIDQGRLVLEFDLLFYAFGELGIVTWAWGWMFVYTLVVPYNAVTLWGTVYHASGSKLGLSIGIGLVVAAMQACVLGLFPVYVVVHYQLPPASRFIVTLEQIRFVMKSYSFIRETVPVISRSEPRQGETQRFPTFSSYLYFLFCPTLIYRESYPRNPVIRWDYVRSTAAMILGCLFYSYFIMVRLCVPVFRNEGSKPFSKRTLVLALFNSSLPGIMILLLAFFAFLHCWLNLFGELLRFGDRMFYKDWWNSASFANYYRTWNVVVHDWLYYYGYRDFLWLSNGRFRSAAMLSVFLVSAVVHEYAFTMGFGFFYPVMFCLFAVFGVIFNFTLNDKRQSPLCNIFMWTGLFIGQGVQVCLYCQEWYAQIHCPRTGNGFWELVTPRSWSCNYST, encoded by the exons atggcaacaacTAAACCTCCCAACGGACTCGGGCATCAAAAGCACATCAAGGCCGTTCAGTCAAATGATG CCGGCAGCCAAACGGATGCTCAAGGCGATGAACTGAGAGAGTTGCAGAGCCACATACAG AAAGTGAAAGTAAAAGTGTTGGAGGAGATCCAGGGCCAGCTTAATGTCCTCCTGGACAAAGCCCTGACAGAGTCTCTTCAACCCCTCACCCAGAGAACTGCAGCCAATGAGAAAACCAACAGCCACACATCCAG GTCCCACAGAATGGAGGATGGAAAGGTGTTTATACAGAGAGCTTCTCTGTTAGA TGAGCTGTTTGAGATCAATCACATCAGAACCATCTACCACATGTTTGTCGCCGTGTTGCTTGTGTTCTGCATCAGTACTCTTGCTGTCGACTACATTGACCAAGGCAG GTTGGTGCTGGAGTTTGACCTGCTGTTCTATGCCTTCGGGGAGCTGGGCATCGTCACCTGGGCCTGGGGATGGATGTTTGTCTACACACTGGTCGTTCCCTACAACGCTGTGACCCTGTGGGGAACCGTCTACCATGCATCGGGATCCAAGCTGGGTCTGTCCATCGGCATCGGCCTGGTCGTGGCTGCCATGCAGGCCTGCGTGCTGGGGCTGTTCCCCGTGTATGTGGTGGTACACTACCAGCTGCCCCCTGCATCACGTTTCATCGTAACTCTGGAACAG ATCCGCTTCGTGATGAAGAGCTACTCCTTCATCAGGGAGACTGTCCCTGTTATCAGCAGGAGCGAGCCTCGGCAAG gagagacacagagattcCCAACCTTCTCGAGCTATCTCTACTTCCTGTTCTGCCCTACCCTCATCTACAGGGAGTCGTACCCAAG GAATCCCGTCATTCGTTGGGATTACGTCCGTTCTACCGCTGCCATG ATCCTTGGCTGTCTGTTTTATAGCTATTTCATCATGGTACGCCTTTGTGTGCCCGTCTTCAGAAACGAGGGAAGCAAACCATTCAGTAAAAGAACACTGGTGTTAGCCTTGTTCAATTCATCACTTCCAG GTATAATGATACTTCTGCTGGCCTTCTTTGCGTTCCTCCACTGCTGGCTGAACCTGTTTGGGGAGCTGTTGCGTTTCGGAGACCGGATGTTCTATAAG GACTGGTGGAACTCTGCCTCCTTTGCCAACTACTACCGTACCTGGAACGTGGTTGTCCATGACTGGCTGTATTACTAtggctacagagacttcctcTGG CTTTCCAACGGGAGGTTCCGCTCGGCCGCCATGCTGTCCGTGTTCCTGGTGTCAGCCGTGGTCCACGAGTACGCCTTCACCATGGGCTTCGGCTTCTTCTACCCCGTCATGTTCTGCCTCTTTGCTGTGTTTGGCG TGATTTTCAACTTCACCCTGAACGACAAGCGCCAGAGCCCTCTGTGCAACATCTTCATGTGGACCGGCCTGTTCATTGGCCAGGGCGTCCAGGTGTGCTTGTATTGTCAAGAGTGGTACGCCCAGATCCACTGCCCACGGACAGGG AATGGCTTCTGGGAGCTGGTGACGCCCCGGTCGTGGTCCTGCAACTACTCGACCTGA